Proteins co-encoded in one Planctomycetaceae bacterium genomic window:
- a CDS encoding PSD1 and planctomycete cytochrome C domain-containing protein, translating into MFRIQLYILIAVLCPVWQSTVGADDEGPGGVGQVDFETDVRPLLRAKCFACHGEEAQESHLRLDRRASMLRGGDSGEPAIAPGNSDKSHLVQLVSESQPGRLMPPDESDRLNSGEIDVLRRWIDQGAPWPGTDGAVNEEPLTSDHWSFQPVGHIQPPSVDDLRDGSTWVANGIDAFVLRKLAEHSLAPNPQARRAELIRRVSLDMLGLPPSPEEVREFVSGDGNAYSALVEDVLADPRYGERWARYWLDLVRFAETNGFETNRERPNAWPYRDYVIRALNEDKPYDDFLREQIAGDALGVPVATSYLVAGPYDLVKSPDINLTLMQRQNELDDMINTTGTAFLGLTLGCARCHNHKFDPIRQTDYYSLQAVFAGVEHGDRTLPLTAKQQTELEEIDRTLVRLRDQLRPFAKDKGLIRESVNSERNEELFEPRSVRFVRFTIEATNSSEPCIDELEIFSGANNVALASTGATATCSSALPGYEIHKLEHVNDGLFGNAHSWISNEAGRGWIAIELPEPTVIDRIVWARDREGRFRDRVATRYVIEAAVEPGEWTTLSSSADRVPFTDGTPAKPEYDFEKFPEARALAEQVQELEDRKSDLNDSMTVYAGTFRQPGPTHRLFRGEPMEQREQVTPGTVAALGSLNLTEATLEQQRRLALAEWIASPQNPLTARVIANRVWQFHFGRGLVATPSDFGAAGVPPTHPELLDWLARELMDNNWSLKHLHRLILNSATYGQSSLPRAEALQVDAATQWWWRFPPRRLEAEPIRDSILSVTGVLDSRMFGPGFSGFEVELENVRHYFPKKSYGPDDWRRMIYMTKVRLERESVFGVFDCPDAATSVPDRSRSTTPLQALNLFNSQFMLQQSELLAQRLRRECGDDRDDQVTRAYWLCYGRSPEAAELSDAGAFADAHGMNAFCRAMLNSNEFVFLQ; encoded by the coding sequence ATGTTCCGAATCCAACTGTACATTTTGATTGCGGTGCTGTGTCCCGTCTGGCAGAGCACAGTCGGGGCAGACGATGAAGGTCCCGGTGGCGTCGGACAGGTCGACTTCGAAACAGATGTCCGCCCGCTGCTGCGAGCGAAGTGCTTTGCCTGTCATGGTGAGGAAGCTCAGGAAAGTCATCTTCGGCTCGATCGCAGAGCGTCAATGCTGCGAGGCGGCGATTCCGGAGAGCCGGCGATCGCGCCTGGAAACAGTGACAAAAGTCACCTGGTTCAGTTGGTCAGCGAGTCGCAACCGGGCAGGCTGATGCCGCCGGATGAATCAGATCGGCTGAATTCCGGCGAAATCGATGTGCTGCGGCGATGGATTGATCAGGGAGCGCCGTGGCCGGGTACCGACGGCGCGGTGAATGAGGAACCGCTGACATCGGATCACTGGTCGTTTCAGCCGGTCGGTCACATTCAGCCACCCTCCGTCGACGATCTGCGGGACGGCAGCACGTGGGTCGCGAACGGAATCGACGCGTTTGTGCTGCGAAAGCTGGCCGAACATTCGCTGGCGCCGAATCCACAAGCCCGCCGGGCGGAACTGATCCGGCGGGTGTCGCTGGACATGCTGGGACTCCCGCCGTCACCCGAGGAAGTCCGGGAGTTCGTCAGTGGCGACGGCAACGCATACAGTGCGCTCGTGGAAGATGTCCTGGCGGATCCGCGGTACGGCGAACGCTGGGCTCGCTATTGGCTGGATTTGGTGAGATTCGCGGAAACAAACGGCTTTGAGACCAATCGCGAACGTCCCAACGCGTGGCCTTACCGCGACTACGTCATTCGTGCTCTGAACGAAGACAAGCCGTACGATGACTTCTTAAGAGAGCAGATCGCCGGAGATGCGCTGGGAGTTCCCGTGGCAACCAGCTATCTGGTCGCAGGACCGTACGATCTGGTTAAGAGTCCGGACATCAATCTGACGCTGATGCAGCGCCAGAACGAACTTGACGACATGATCAACACCACGGGCACCGCCTTTTTGGGACTCACGCTCGGCTGCGCGCGGTGCCACAATCACAAGTTCGATCCGATTCGCCAGACGGATTACTACTCTCTGCAGGCTGTATTTGCCGGTGTTGAGCACGGTGATCGCACTCTTCCGCTGACAGCGAAGCAGCAGACGGAACTGGAAGAGATCGATCGCACGCTCGTTCGTTTGCGGGATCAGCTCAGGCCATTCGCGAAGGACAAAGGCCTCATTCGTGAGTCTGTGAATTCTGAACGCAACGAAGAACTGTTCGAGCCTCGCAGCGTACGCTTCGTCCGGTTCACGATCGAAGCGACAAATTCGTCGGAACCGTGCATCGACGAACTCGAGATCTTCAGCGGAGCAAACAACGTTGCGCTGGCGTCGACGGGCGCGACAGCAACGTGTTCGAGCGCTCTGCCCGGATACGAGATTCACAAACTGGAACATGTCAATGACGGACTGTTCGGGAATGCTCACAGTTGGATTTCGAACGAAGCCGGCCGCGGATGGATCGCGATTGAACTTCCTGAACCAACGGTCATTGACCGCATCGTGTGGGCCAGAGACCGTGAAGGCCGATTTCGTGACCGCGTCGCGACTCGTTATGTGATTGAGGCCGCGGTCGAACCGGGAGAATGGACAACGCTCTCATCGTCAGCAGACCGCGTCCCGTTCACTGACGGCACACCTGCAAAGCCGGAATACGATTTCGAAAAATTTCCCGAAGCGCGAGCGCTGGCCGAGCAGGTTCAGGAACTTGAGGATCGGAAGAGCGATCTGAATGATTCGATGACGGTGTACGCCGGCACGTTTCGGCAGCCCGGCCCGACTCACCGCCTGTTTCGCGGCGAACCCATGGAACAGCGAGAACAGGTCACCCCAGGAACCGTCGCCGCACTGGGATCACTGAACCTGACGGAAGCGACGCTGGAACAACAGCGCCGTCTGGCTCTGGCCGAATGGATTGCTTCCCCCCAAAACCCACTCACCGCAAGAGTGATCGCGAATCGGGTCTGGCAGTTTCATTTCGGCAGGGGACTCGTCGCGACGCCCAGTGATTTCGGCGCCGCCGGAGTACCGCCGACTCATCCGGAACTGCTCGACTGGCTGGCCCGCGAACTCATGGACAACAACTGGTCGCTCAAACATCTGCATCGACTCATCCTGAATTCCGCGACTTACGGACAAAGCAGTCTGCCGCGAGCCGAGGCACTTCAGGTGGATGCAGCAACGCAGTGGTGGTGGCGGTTTCCTCCCCGCCGGCTGGAGGCGGAGCCGATTCGGGACAGCATTCTGTCTGTCACCGGCGTTCTCGACAGCCGCATGTTCGGACCAGGATTCAGCGGATTTGAAGTCGAGCTGGAGAATGTTCGGCACTACTTTCCGAAGAAGAGCTACGGGCCGGATGACTGGCGGCGCATGATCTATATGACAAAGGTGAGGCTGGAACGGGAGTCCGTGTTTGGAGTCTTCGATTGCCCCGATGCGGCGACTTCAGTGCCGGATCGAAGCCGTTCAACGACACCGTTGCAGGCTCTGAATTTGTTTAACAGCCAGTTCATGCTGCAGCAGTCGGAATTGCTGGCGCAGCGTCTGCGGCGCGAATGCGGCGATGATCGGGACGACCAGGTCACTCGCGCGTATTGGCTGTGCTATGGCCGAAGTCCGGAGGCGGCCGAACTGTCGGACGCCGGGGCGTTCGCCGACGCACACGGTATGAACGCGTTTTGCCGGGCAATGCTGAACAGCAACGAATTTGTTTTTCTGCAATAG
- a CDS encoding DUF1501 domain-containing protein — protein sequence MQPRSDEITGRHLLNRRGFLDHSATALSGMALAMMLGEQGLLKADDGKLATVSGRAPIRPDIDPAHPFASRQPHFPAAAKRVLVIFCSGACSHVDTFDFKPELIARHGQPLPGADSLITFQGEQGNVTRSPWSFQPRGECGKMISDLVPHLGSLADDICFLHSLKGKTNTHGPGENYMSTGFTLDGFPSIGAWSTYALGTENENLPAYVAIPDPRGTPQNSVNNWGPGFLPAAFQGTDFNTSLPIRNLARPDSVSEATDTGTRDFLKRLNDRHLERFPGDTELAARISSYELAARMQLSIPEIRDLSTESASTLAMYGADDTENSLKAAFAKNCILARRLLERGVRFVQLFNGAYQTGGEGVSNWDGHKVIEQQYSIHGPVLDQPAAALVRDLQQRGLLKDTLVVWCTEFGRMPTFQKGASGRDHNPEGFTCWLAGAGVKTPFSYGATDDFGYKAVDNIVTVHDFHATILHLLGLDHERLTFYYNGLERRLTDVEGNAVKDILL from the coding sequence ATGCAGCCGCGTTCGGACGAAATAACCGGTCGTCATCTGCTGAATCGTCGAGGCTTTCTTGACCACTCCGCAACGGCACTCAGCGGCATGGCACTCGCGATGATGCTCGGGGAACAGGGCCTGCTGAAAGCGGACGACGGAAAGCTCGCCACCGTCAGCGGGCGTGCTCCGATTCGTCCGGATATCGATCCGGCACACCCGTTTGCTTCGCGGCAGCCGCATTTTCCGGCGGCCGCAAAGCGAGTTTTGGTGATCTTCTGTTCGGGAGCCTGCAGCCACGTCGACACATTCGACTTCAAGCCGGAACTGATTGCGCGGCACGGCCAGCCGCTGCCCGGCGCAGACAGCCTGATCACGTTTCAGGGAGAGCAGGGCAATGTCACTCGCAGCCCGTGGTCGTTTCAGCCGCGGGGTGAATGCGGAAAGATGATTTCGGATCTGGTGCCGCACCTGGGTTCACTGGCCGACGACATTTGCTTTCTGCATTCTCTGAAGGGAAAGACAAACACGCACGGGCCGGGCGAAAACTATATGTCCACCGGCTTCACGCTCGACGGCTTTCCCAGCATCGGCGCCTGGTCGACGTATGCCCTCGGCACGGAAAACGAAAATCTTCCCGCGTACGTGGCGATTCCGGATCCGCGCGGGACACCGCAGAATTCGGTCAACAACTGGGGACCGGGATTCCTGCCGGCCGCGTTTCAGGGCACCGACTTCAATACGTCGCTGCCCATCCGCAACCTCGCGCGGCCAGATTCCGTTTCGGAAGCAACGGACACCGGAACCCGTGATTTCCTGAAACGCCTGAACGATCGGCACCTGGAACGATTTCCCGGCGACACCGAACTTGCCGCACGGATTTCCAGCTACGAACTCGCGGCACGGATGCAGCTTAGCATTCCGGAAATCCGCGATCTGTCGACCGAATCCGCGTCGACGCTGGCGATGTACGGCGCCGACGATACCGAGAACTCACTCAAGGCGGCGTTCGCAAAAAACTGCATTCTCGCACGGCGACTGCTGGAACGGGGCGTTCGCTTCGTTCAGCTCTTCAACGGCGCCTATCAGACCGGCGGTGAAGGAGTCAGCAACTGGGACGGACACAAGGTCATTGAACAGCAATACAGCATTCACGGCCCGGTGCTGGATCAGCCCGCGGCAGCTTTGGTCCGCGATCTTCAGCAGCGAGGCCTGTTGAAAGATACGCTGGTCGTCTGGTGTACGGAATTCGGCCGGATGCCCACGTTTCAGAAGGGTGCCAGCGGGCGCGATCACAATCCGGAAGGGTTCACCTGCTGGCTGGCGGGCGCCGGCGTGAAGACTCCGTTCAGTTACGGAGCGACCGACGACTTCGGATACAAAGCCGTCGACAATATCGTCACGGTTCATGACTTCCATGCCACGATTCTGCACCTGCTGGGACTCGACCACGAGCGTCTGACGTTCTACTACAACGGCCTCGAACGACGCCTGACCGACGTCGAAGGCAATGCCGTGAAGGACATCCTGCTGTAG
- a CDS encoding Tex family protein, protein MSSTPSKDDVFELTTVASNIAAQLSVSAHQVVRAIELLADGNTIPFIARYRKEATRGLDEVALRVIDDAVTKARELADRKATVLRSIDEQGQLTDSLMRQILDCDQRQRLEDLYLPYKPKRRTRASIARERGLQPLADVLLRQQRLQQPADSFLQRFVDPSRDVPDTAAALAGACDIVAETWSEDADLRAWMLQRAERGEIVSRAKRGKRSASTGAGTSSLEAGEQRSAAVGKFDVYFNHTERIDRIPSHRFLAMKRGEAEGVLRTSLAIDDDFVLDKLRQRLIRNLNFEFVRALVDTVEDCYRRLLLPAAESAVMQNLKEKSDDDAIRVFARNIRELLLAAPAGPRVTMGLDPGFRTGCKVAVVDDTGKYLTGTTVYPTPPRNDVAGAGQTLLDLITQHNIKLIAIGNGTASRETDAFVTALIRQHDLQVTKVVVSEAGASVYSASELAVAEYPDLDVTVRGAISIAHRLQDPLAELVKIDPKAIGVGQYQHDVNQTQLQKALNREVESCVNAVGVDVNTASPSLLSFVAGIGPALAKRIVEYRDSCGRFDSREDLLNVPKLGAKSFLQCAGFLRIRDGRQPLDNSAVHPESYPAVDRIAAALQMSTRDLVGNAAVVSKLRPEDFVDSSAGDFTIRDILAELAKPGRDPRAEFRAAQFAEGIHEISDLSEGMKLEGVVTNVTHFGAFVDIGVHQDGLVHISQLANHFISDPAKVVSVGDIVTVTVLEVDAARKRIRLSRRA, encoded by the coding sequence ATGTCGTCGACACCCTCCAAAGACGACGTCTTCGAACTCACCACCGTCGCGTCAAACATTGCCGCGCAGCTAAGCGTTTCTGCTCATCAGGTTGTCAGGGCGATCGAACTGCTGGCCGACGGCAATACCATCCCGTTCATCGCCCGTTATCGGAAGGAGGCCACTCGCGGGCTCGACGAAGTCGCGTTGCGAGTGATCGATGACGCTGTCACCAAAGCGCGTGAACTGGCTGATCGAAAGGCGACGGTTCTGCGATCAATCGACGAACAGGGGCAGCTCACCGATTCACTGATGCGGCAGATTCTCGACTGTGACCAGCGGCAGCGGCTGGAAGACCTGTACCTGCCTTACAAACCCAAACGCCGGACGCGGGCATCCATCGCCCGCGAACGAGGACTTCAGCCGCTGGCGGACGTCCTGCTGCGGCAGCAGCGACTGCAACAGCCTGCGGACTCGTTCCTGCAGCGCTTCGTCGATCCGTCACGCGACGTTCCCGACACGGCGGCCGCACTCGCCGGAGCCTGCGATATTGTGGCTGAAACGTGGTCCGAAGACGCCGACCTGCGAGCCTGGATGCTGCAGCGAGCCGAACGCGGCGAGATCGTTTCGAGAGCCAAACGCGGAAAGCGATCGGCTTCAACCGGCGCTGGTACTTCCTCGCTCGAAGCGGGCGAACAGCGCAGCGCCGCCGTCGGCAAGTTCGACGTCTACTTCAATCACACCGAACGCATCGACAGAATTCCGTCGCATCGGTTTCTTGCCATGAAACGCGGTGAAGCGGAAGGCGTTCTGCGAACCAGTCTCGCGATCGACGACGACTTTGTGCTCGACAAATTGCGGCAGCGCCTGATCCGCAACCTCAATTTCGAGTTTGTCCGGGCTCTCGTCGACACTGTCGAAGACTGCTACCGGCGGCTGCTGCTGCCCGCGGCCGAATCCGCTGTCATGCAGAACCTGAAGGAAAAGTCCGACGACGACGCCATTCGCGTGTTTGCCAGAAATATCCGCGAACTTCTGCTGGCCGCTCCCGCCGGGCCGCGAGTGACCATGGGACTGGATCCCGGTTTTCGCACCGGCTGCAAAGTTGCGGTCGTGGACGACACAGGAAAGTATCTCACCGGCACAACGGTTTATCCGACTCCGCCGCGGAACGATGTTGCCGGTGCCGGGCAGACTCTGCTGGACCTGATCACGCAGCACAACATCAAACTGATTGCGATCGGAAACGGTACCGCGTCGCGGGAAACTGACGCCTTTGTCACCGCACTGATTCGTCAGCACGATCTGCAGGTGACGAAAGTTGTTGTCAGCGAAGCCGGAGCCTCCGTGTACTCGGCCAGCGAGCTTGCCGTCGCCGAATACCCCGATCTGGATGTCACCGTTCGCGGCGCAATCAGCATCGCTCACCGCCTGCAGGACCCTCTGGCCGAACTCGTCAAGATCGATCCGAAGGCCATTGGAGTTGGCCAGTACCAGCACGATGTCAATCAGACTCAGTTGCAGAAGGCGCTGAACCGCGAAGTTGAATCGTGCGTCAACGCGGTCGGTGTCGACGTCAACACGGCCAGTCCGTCGCTGTTGTCCTTCGTGGCCGGAATCGGGCCTGCACTGGCCAAACGAATTGTGGAATACCGCGATTCCTGCGGCCGCTTCGACAGCCGGGAGGACCTGTTGAACGTTCCGAAATTGGGCGCAAAGTCGTTTCTGCAATGCGCGGGATTCCTCAGAATTCGCGACGGACGGCAGCCGCTGGACAACTCCGCCGTTCATCCGGAAAGCTATCCCGCGGTCGACCGCATCGCCGCCGCGCTGCAGATGTCGACAAGAGATCTGGTCGGTAACGCAGCTGTGGTGTCAAAGCTGCGACCGGAGGACTTCGTTGATTCGTCCGCCGGTGACTTCACGATCCGCGACATTCTGGCCGAACTCGCAAAACCCGGCCGCGACCCGCGAGCCGAATTCCGCGCCGCTCAATTCGCGGAAGGGATCCACGAAATCAGCGATCTGAGTGAAGGCATGAAGCTGGAAGGTGTTGTGACCAACGTGACTCACTTCGGAGCCTTCGTCGACATCGGAGTCCACCAGGACGGCCTGGTTCACATCTCTCAACTGGCCAATCACTTCATCAGCGATCCGGCGAAAGTGGTCTCGGTGGGTGACATCGTCACGGTCACGGTGCTGGAGGTCGACGCCGCACGAAAACGAATTCGCCTGTCCCGCAGGGCGTAA
- a CDS encoding DUF1501 domain-containing protein, with protein MNFPNLLRCTGFTPTAGLSRRHILRQFGMGLGGLAIAEMLASSQAGAAVSHLTAKAKRVIWLFQSGGPSQMDLFDYKPLLNEKHGTELPSEVRMGQRLTSMSGNQATLPVVGSPFKFAQYGDSGAWLSEILPHTAEIADELCFVKSMHTPAINHGPGVTFMQTGSQFAGRPSMGAWLDYGLGTENQNLPAFVVMVTRDKGGQPLVSRLWGSGFLPSKHEGVRFRAGTEPVLYVNNPNGIDGIAKRRMLDTLKALHQHQERDAIDPAIETQIAQHELAFRMQTSIPEVTDLSSEPDHIFERYGDDARRPGTFAANCLLARRLCERGVRFVQLYHPGWDQHGGLPGGIRTQCRETDQPAAALIADLKQRGLLEDTLVVWGGEFGRTNYCQGHLTENFGRDHHPRCFTMWLAGGGVRPGMSFGETDEWCYNIATDPVSVHDLHATMLHLLGIDHEQLTYRYQGRRFRLTDVHGELVEPIMA; from the coding sequence ATGAATTTCCCGAACCTGCTCCGTTGCACCGGCTTCACCCCCACCGCCGGACTTTCACGACGCCACATTCTGCGGCAGTTCGGCATGGGACTTGGCGGACTGGCGATAGCGGAAATGCTGGCGTCCAGTCAGGCTGGTGCCGCCGTTTCGCACTTGACCGCGAAGGCCAAGCGAGTCATCTGGCTATTTCAAAGCGGCGGGCCGTCGCAGATGGATCTGTTCGACTACAAGCCGCTGCTGAATGAAAAGCACGGCACCGAGCTTCCGTCCGAAGTTCGCATGGGACAACGGCTGACGTCGATGAGCGGTAACCAGGCGACTCTGCCCGTCGTCGGTTCGCCGTTCAAGTTCGCGCAGTACGGCGACAGCGGAGCCTGGCTGAGTGAGATTCTGCCACACACGGCGGAGATCGCTGACGAGTTATGTTTCGTGAAATCGATGCATACACCGGCGATCAACCACGGTCCCGGAGTTACCTTCATGCAGACCGGTTCCCAGTTCGCCGGCCGACCCAGCATGGGAGCCTGGCTGGACTATGGTCTCGGCACCGAGAACCAGAATCTGCCGGCATTTGTGGTGATGGTCACAAGGGACAAAGGCGGCCAGCCGCTGGTCTCGCGCCTGTGGGGAAGCGGGTTCCTGCCGTCGAAGCACGAAGGCGTCCGCTTTCGAGCGGGAACTGAACCCGTGCTGTACGTCAACAACCCGAACGGGATCGACGGAATCGCAAAACGACGCATGCTGGACACACTGAAGGCTCTGCACCAGCATCAGGAACGAGACGCCATTGATCCGGCAATTGAAACTCAAATCGCTCAGCACGAACTGGCGTTTCGAATGCAGACGTCGATTCCCGAAGTGACGGACCTGTCGTCCGAGCCCGATCACATTTTCGAACGCTATGGCGACGATGCTCGCCGGCCCGGCACATTTGCGGCCAATTGCCTGCTTGCACGGCGGCTGTGCGAACGCGGTGTTCGCTTTGTTCAGTTGTACCACCCGGGCTGGGATCAGCACGGCGGATTGCCCGGCGGCATTCGAACGCAGTGCCGTGAAACCGATCAGCCGGCGGCGGCGCTGATCGCCGATTTGAAGCAGCGAGGTCTGCTGGAAGATACGCTGGTGGTCTGGGGCGGTGAATTCGGTCGCACGAACTACTGCCAGGGTCATCTGACGGAAAACTTCGGCCGCGACCACCATCCCCGGTGCTTCACAATGTGGCTCGCCGGAGGAGGCGTCAGGCCGGGTATGAGCTTCGGCGAAACCGATGAATGGTGCTACAACATTGCGACCGATCCGGTTTCCGTTCACGACCTGCACGCCACGATGCTGCACCTGCTCGGCATCGATCACGAACAGTTGACCTATCGATATCAGGGCCGTCGTTTCCGGCTAACGGACGTGCATGGTGAATTGGTGGAGCCGATCATGGCGTAA